The Brasilonema sennae CENA114 genome includes a region encoding these proteins:
- a CDS encoding PASTA domain-containing protein, with translation MNLAAQQLTNLTGKTRSEARTILTNQGFEFQTSTTGGYETYEHPDGSVIHIRPNG, from the coding sequence ATGAATCTAGCCGCCCAGCAGCTTACTAATCTAACAGGAAAAACTAGGTCAGAAGCAAGAACAATACTCACCAATCAAGGCTTTGAATTTCAAACCTCCACAACAGGCGGATATGAAACCTATGAGCATCCAGATGGTAGTGTAATTCATATTAGACCAAATGGATAA
- a CDS encoding sugar-transfer associated ATP-grasp domain-containing protein — MVNLIVPVFDEIAYQGVPDIRVIVYRGVPAMAMLRLPTRASDGKANLHRGGVGVGIDLSTGTTLAGIQKNHYIEKHPETGHSLRDRQIPHWQTILNMAAKLGDKTEFGYLGVDIVLDQQKGSLLLEINARPGLAIQIANQQGLIGRLKAIDHALPKLSGIPEKIAFAQEAFAVEASSINVLSDLYK, encoded by the coding sequence ATGGTAAATTTAATCGTCCCAGTTTTTGATGAAATAGCTTATCAAGGTGTTCCCGATATCCGCGTGATTGTCTATCGGGGGGTTCCAGCAATGGCAATGTTGCGTCTCCCCACGCGGGCTTCTGACGGTAAGGCTAATTTACACAGAGGTGGCGTTGGTGTTGGTATTGATCTCTCAACAGGCACAACGCTAGCTGGTATCCAGAAAAACCACTACATTGAAAAACATCCTGAAACTGGGCATTCATTGCGCGATCGCCAGATACCTCACTGGCAAACAATATTAAACATGGCTGCTAAATTGGGCGATAAAACAGAGTTTGGCTATCTCGGCGTTGACATTGTTCTTGATCAGCAAAAAGGTTCACTTTTACTAGAAATTAACGCCCGTCCTGGACTTGCAATTCAAATTGCTAATCAACAAGGGCTAATTGGGCGACTCAAAGCAATTGATCATGCCTTGCCAAAACTTTCAGGAATTCCAGAAAAAATTGCCTTTGCACAAGAAGCATTTGCAGTAGAAGCCAGTTCAATTAATGTGTTGTCTGATCTTTACAAGTAA
- a CDS encoding RimK/LysX family protein, giving the protein MSVTGCTSQKTQATDGVEYKTQVVGWVEKARIPGVAQEIKVKLDTGAKTTSINAEILDKFKWMED; this is encoded by the coding sequence TTGTCTGTAACCGGATGTACCTCACAAAAAACTCAAGCAACTGACGGGGTAGAATACAAAACTCAGGTTGTCGGTTGGGTAGAAAAAGCAAGGATTCCTGGTGTTGCTCAAGAGATCAAAGTAAAGCTTGATACTGGTGCCAAGACCACGTCAATTAATGCTGAAATTTTAGACAAATTCAAGTGGATGGAAGACTAG